A part of Candidatus Tanganyikabacteria bacterium genomic DNA contains:
- a CDS encoding PQQ-binding-like beta-propeller repeat protein, whose protein sequence is MSCPKCGVPLPENNRFCYECGNFLGVHPGYSLQGRFLVERFLGKGGFGQVYLGRDEQLLGKPVVIKELLASAASGQGLALFNREADTLISLKHAAIPTCYAFFEELGHHYLVLEYMRGPTLLEAIGKHGRFAEDVVRNIMLRLLDVLDYLHAQDPPLVHGDLSPENVIILPAGRIGLIDFGAIRVYEPELAAVAGPGVGKEIYAPPEQRRGEIHPASDLFALGVTALYMVTGRHPREIYDPYERLFTWDEEGLSPLVNTLIRRLVAADLKDRFPSAAEALDLLHAHAAARGLSLAAVPAFDAGDFERLPELPPFSQVRAPYHAGGGPPPAGRLCWRYKVGPVLSSPALRNGTLYVGSLDHTVTALDAYAGRFMWKASARGPIACSPAIEGQVVFVGDEAGNLTAFDAWNGTRNWTFRTGSPLGSAPVVADGIVYFGANDGYLFAVSPNGSERWRCISNLNDRIRSSPAISGPLVFVGTHGGSLFAFDLNSGIPQWEYVCRGAITVSPVVEAGRVFVGCRAGWFYGVDAYSGSLVWEFQAPEAIDGSPAIAGRYVYFGCRDGKLYCLDSADGRLRWTFSVESSGAPSPLGPIALVDGILYFGSWRGRFFALDAEDGAQRWWFQASAPVRSSAIVANGLVYITTEDGYIYALE, encoded by the coding sequence TTGTCCTGCCCCAAGTGCGGAGTGCCGCTCCCCGAGAACAACCGCTTCTGCTACGAATGCGGCAATTTCCTCGGCGTGCACCCGGGCTACTCGCTGCAAGGGCGCTTCCTGGTCGAGCGCTTCCTGGGGAAGGGCGGGTTCGGGCAGGTCTACCTCGGGCGCGACGAGCAGTTGCTGGGCAAGCCGGTCGTCATCAAGGAACTGCTTGCCTCCGCCGCCAGCGGGCAGGGCCTGGCGCTCTTCAACCGCGAGGCCGACACCCTGATCAGCCTCAAGCACGCGGCGATCCCCACTTGCTACGCATTCTTCGAGGAACTGGGCCACCACTACCTGGTGCTCGAGTACATGAGGGGCCCCACGCTGCTCGAGGCCATCGGCAAGCACGGCCGCTTCGCCGAGGACGTCGTGCGCAACATCATGCTGCGCTTGCTCGACGTACTGGACTACCTCCACGCGCAGGACCCGCCTCTGGTGCATGGCGACCTGTCTCCCGAGAACGTCATCATCCTGCCGGCGGGGCGCATCGGACTGATCGACTTCGGAGCCATCCGCGTGTACGAGCCCGAACTCGCCGCGGTCGCCGGACCTGGCGTGGGCAAGGAGATCTACGCGCCGCCGGAACAGCGGCGCGGCGAGATCCACCCGGCGAGCGACCTGTTCGCCCTGGGCGTGACGGCCCTGTACATGGTGACGGGCCGGCACCCGCGGGAGATCTACGACCCCTACGAGCGCCTGTTCACCTGGGACGAGGAAGGGCTGTCGCCGCTCGTCAACACGCTGATCCGGCGCCTGGTGGCCGCCGACCTCAAGGATCGTTTCCCGTCGGCCGCGGAAGCCCTGGATCTCCTCCATGCGCACGCGGCGGCCCGCGGCCTCTCGCTCGCGGCGGTGCCGGCCTTCGACGCCGGCGATTTCGAGCGCCTGCCGGAGCTCCCGCCATTCTCGCAGGTGCGGGCACCCTACCACGCGGGAGGCGGTCCACCGCCCGCCGGCCGCCTCTGCTGGCGCTACAAGGTCGGCCCGGTCCTGTCGTCGCCGGCTCTGCGCAACGGCACGCTCTATGTCGGCTCGCTGGATCACACCGTCACGGCGCTTGACGCCTACGCCGGCCGCTTCATGTGGAAGGCGTCCGCTCGCGGGCCCATCGCCTGCTCGCCGGCGATCGAGGGCCAGGTGGTCTTCGTGGGCGACGAGGCCGGCAACCTGACCGCTTTCGATGCGTGGAACGGCACGCGCAATTGGACGTTCCGCACCGGGTCGCCGCTCGGCTCGGCTCCCGTGGTGGCCGACGGCATCGTCTACTTCGGCGCCAACGACGGCTACCTGTTCGCGGTCTCACCCAACGGCAGCGAGCGCTGGCGCTGCATCTCCAACCTCAACGACCGCATACGCTCGAGTCCGGCGATCTCCGGGCCCCTCGTCTTCGTCGGCACGCACGGGGGATCGCTGTTCGCATTCGACCTGAACTCCGGCATCCCGCAATGGGAGTATGTCTGCCGCGGCGCCATCACCGTGTCGCCCGTCGTGGAGGCCGGCCGGGTTTTCGTCGGCTGCCGCGCCGGCTGGTTCTATGGCGTCGACGCCTACAGCGGGAGCCTCGTCTGGGAGTTCCAGGCGCCCGAGGCGATCGACGGATCGCCGGCCATCGCCGGCCGCTACGTCTACTTCGGCTGCCGCGACGGCAAGCTGTACTGTCTGGATTCAGCCGACGGACGGCTCCGGTGGACCTTTTCGGTGGAGAGTTCGGGCGCGCCCTCCCCCCTGGGCCCGATCGCCTTGGTGGACGGCATCCTCTACTTCGGCTCCTGGCGCGGCCGCTTCTTCGCGCTGGATGCCGAGGACGGCGCGCAGCGCTGGTGGTTCCAGGCGTCGGCGCCCGTGCGCTCGTCGGCGATCGTCGCCAACGGATTGGTTTACATCACGACCGAGGACGGATACATCTACGCCCTCGAGTAG